A single region of the Neodiprion pinetum isolate iyNeoPine1 chromosome 5, iyNeoPine1.2, whole genome shotgun sequence genome encodes:
- the LOC124218596 gene encoding DNA-directed RNA polymerase III subunit RPC9, which translates to MELQKACVGYLSNYEVLDILQGAKSNKQHRKPHNQLATISYQTIRYLEDTPSKKHTPESITGFLKAVQAFKLTKCEKLTLLNLCPTTALEIQLVIEDSEERLTEDEVNSLLQVIATHLGNDKTNDMEMDTDQ; encoded by the exons ATGGAACT GCAAAAGGCGTGCGTCGGATACCTGAGCAATTACGAGGTATTGGACATCTTGCAAGGGGCTAAATCTAACAAGCAGCATCGTAAGCCCCATAATCAGTTGGCTACGATTAGTTATCAAACTATAAGATACCTGGAGGATACACCATCTAAGAAACATACACCAGAATCAATTACAGGATTTTTAAAAGCAGTCCAAGCTTTTAAGTTGACCAAATGTGAAAAGCTTACCCTACTTAATTTGTGTCCGACGACTGCGCTTGAAATTCAATTG GTAATCGAAGATAGTGAAGAGAGGTTGACAGAAGACGAAGTAAACTCCTTGCTCCAAGTGATCGCAACACACCTGGGTAACGATAAGACAAATGATATGGAAATGGATACTGACCAGTAA
- the Atg1 gene encoding serine/threonine-protein kinase unc-51 isoform X2 produces the protein MEIVGDYEYNTKDLIGHGAFAVVFKGRHRKKLNFVVAIKSITKKSLAKSQNLLGKEIKILKELTELHHDNVVALLDCKESNHNVFLVMEYCNGGDLADYLSVKGTLSEDTIRVFLKQLAGAMKALHAKGVVHRDLKPQNILLSHCCGKACPQPHQITLKIADFGFARFLQDGVMAATLCGSPMYMAPEVIMSLQYDAKADLWSLGTIVFQCLTGKAPFQAHTPQALKLFYEKNANLGPKIPVGTSPELSDLLVGLLRRNARDRMPFDEFFNHPFLQGPRESVSPLPVELPASPGGLATVDTGPSSPRSGPEAHSPCSSPDDDFVLVPSDLSSETENNMPQPIKYVKQNSREAVSPPRPSFLPISEPIPVPTQRNIVQPSSPSSNRSRVEGSSVPRSQPITMRRSSDTRHNYAPDIGSLSPPSVQFVIGTPPGRRLSETPPPPSTWQVSPVARHSFSHTSSGSSPLRRSSGNNGGSSPLLTGPLAVLGSPTTRALHDNNNTLRHSPVIPFGTRAVTLPEISEAGSFQNLFPETNQFTTDDRPLTFLAPELPEETLLEREHNEILAKLNFVVALCECVCEVARSRAGPLGAPIGSLEQASGAVTRRRAEQVVLLVRALQLLSSGLGLATQQLKAGRLQPTASVKEVVSVMNDKFRSCLSECKQLNSAGLLRQAGATADKILYNHAIQMIRMLLRRDYMFYNSKATSTRRIQRNIKQFGRKNTNSRPTCIVS, from the exons atgGAGATCGTCGGGGATTACGAATACAATACGAAAGACCTGATCGGCCACGGCGCTTTTGCCGTTGTATTCAAAGGCAGACATCGCAAG AAACTTAATTTCGTTGTCGCCATCAAGAGCATCACCAAAAAGAGTCTAGCCAAGTCGCAAAACCTCTTGGGGAAGGAGATCAAAATCCTAAAG GAGTTGACTGAGCTTCATCATGACAATGTCGTTGCACTGCTGGATTGTAAA GAGTCTAATCACAATGTCTTCCTGGTTATGGAATACTGTAATGGCGGTGACTTGGCAGATTACCTGAGTG TAAAGGGCACATTATCTGAAGACACAATCAGAGTGTTCTTGAAACAGCTTGCCGGTGCCATGAAAGCTCTACATGCTAAAGGCGTTGTTCACCGCGATCTCAAACCTCAAAATATATTGTTGAGTCACTGCTGCGGGAAGGCTTGCCCTCAGCCGCATCAGATTACTCTGAAAATTG CGGACTTTGGCTTTGCCAGATTTTTGCAAGATGGCGTAATGGCTGCAACGCTGTGTGGTTCACCGATGTACATGGCACCTGAAGTTATAATGTCTCTGCAGTATGATGCTAAGGCCGATCTGTGGTCATTAGGAACGATTGTGTTCCAGTGTCTCACAGGAAAGGCTCCCTTCCAAGCCCACACGCCTCAGGCCCTGAAACTATTTTACGAGAAGAACGCCAACCTGGGcccaaa AATTCCTGTTGGTACATCACCAGAACTCTCAGACCTTTTGGTTGGCTTGTTACGACGTAATGCCAGAGATCGCATGCCATTCGACGAATTCTTCAATCACCCATTCTTGCAAGGACCCAGGGAGAGTGTCAGCCCTCTACCGGTTGAGCTTCCCGCATCTCCTGGAGGATTAGCGACAGTTGATACAGGACCTAGCAGTCCTAGATCTGGTCCAGAGGCTCACAGCCCCTGTTCTAGTCCAGATGACGATTTTGTTCTAGTACCGAGCGATCTCAGTAGCGAAACCGAAAATAACATGCCGCAACCAATCAA GTATGTCAAACAGAACAGTCGCGAAGCTGTTAGTCCTCCTAGACCCAGTTTTCTTCCAATATCTGAACCAATACCAGTACCAACCCAACGTAACATAGTACAGCCGTCATCGCCATCGTCAAATAGGTCAAGAGTCGAGGGTAGCAGTGTGCCTAGGTCACAGCCCATAACAATGAGACGCAGCAGCGATACTCGCCATAACTATGCTCCAGACATCGGCTCGCTAAGCCCACCAAGCGTTCAGTTTGTGATTGGAACTCCACCGGGTAGAAG ACTAAGTGAAACGCCTCCACCTCCAAGTACGTGGCAGGTCAGTCCTGTTGCGAGACATTCCTTTTCCCATACATCCAGTGGCAGCTCACCACTGCGACGTTCTTCAGGCAATAACGGTGGATCATCGCCTCTGCTCACCGGGCCTTTGGCAGTTTTAGGATCTCCAACTACCAGAGCTCTACACGACAACAACAATACTCTGAGGCATTCGCCTGTTATCCCTTTTGGTACTCGTGCTGTTACTTTGCCTGAAATATCTG AAGCTGgcagttttcaaaatctcTTCCCTGAAACTAACCAATTCACCACAGACGACCGTCCACTGACCTTCCTTGCTCCCGAACTTCCGGAAGAAACACTTTTAGAAAGAGAACACAACGAGATATTAGCCAAATTGAACTTTGTTGTCGCGCTGTGCGAGTGTGTCTGTGAAGTGGCACGGAGTCGCGCAGGCCCCCTTGGAGCTCCCATAGGTTCCCTGGAGCAAGCTAGTGGTGCCGTGACTCGACGACGAGCTGAGCAGGTTGTGCTTCTCGTCAGGGCGCTTCAGCTTCTCAGCTCAGGTTTGGGATTAGCTACCCAACAGTTGAAAGCTGGCAGACTACAACCAACGGCGAGTGTAAAAGAAG TGGTCAGTGTAATGAACGATAAGTTCCGATCGTGTCTTTCTGAATGTAAACAACTCAACAGTGCTGGGCTATTGAGGCAAGCTGGTGCAACTGCAGATAAAATCCTCTACAATCATGCTATTCAAATG
- the Atg1 gene encoding serine/threonine-protein kinase unc-51 isoform X1, translating into MEIVGDYEYNTKDLIGHGAFAVVFKGRHRKKLNFVVAIKSITKKSLAKSQNLLGKEIKILKELTELHHDNVVALLDCKESNHNVFLVMEYCNGGDLADYLSVKGTLSEDTIRVFLKQLAGAMKALHAKGVVHRDLKPQNILLSHCCGKACPQPHQITLKIADFGFARFLQDGVMAATLCGSPMYMAPEVIMSLQYDAKADLWSLGTIVFQCLTGKAPFQAHTPQALKLFYEKNANLGPKIPVGTSPELSDLLVGLLRRNARDRMPFDEFFNHPFLQGPRESVSPLPVELPASPGGLATVDTGPSSPRSGPEAHSPCSSPDDDFVLVPSDLSSETENNMPQPIKYVKQNSREAVSPPRPSFLPISEPIPVPTQRNIVQPSSPSSNRSRVEGSSVPRSQPITMRRSSDTRHNYAPDIGSLSPPSVQFVIGTPPGRRLSETPPPPSTWQVSPVARHSFSHTSSGSSPLRRSSGNNGGSSPLLTGPLAVLGSPTTRALHDNNNTLRHSPVIPFGTRAVTLPEISEAGSFQNLFPETNQFTTDDRPLTFLAPELPEETLLEREHNEILAKLNFVVALCECVCEVARSRAGPLGAPIGSLEQASGAVTRRRAEQVVLLVRALQLLSSGLGLATQQLKAGRLQPTASVKEVVSVMNDKFRSCLSECKQLNSAGLLRQAGATADKILYNHAIQMCQSAALDELFGNPAECFQRYHTAQILLHSLSQHVSHSQDRALLTKYKDAVEKRLYVLQQQGYIYATDPT; encoded by the exons atgGAGATCGTCGGGGATTACGAATACAATACGAAAGACCTGATCGGCCACGGCGCTTTTGCCGTTGTATTCAAAGGCAGACATCGCAAG AAACTTAATTTCGTTGTCGCCATCAAGAGCATCACCAAAAAGAGTCTAGCCAAGTCGCAAAACCTCTTGGGGAAGGAGATCAAAATCCTAAAG GAGTTGACTGAGCTTCATCATGACAATGTCGTTGCACTGCTGGATTGTAAA GAGTCTAATCACAATGTCTTCCTGGTTATGGAATACTGTAATGGCGGTGACTTGGCAGATTACCTGAGTG TAAAGGGCACATTATCTGAAGACACAATCAGAGTGTTCTTGAAACAGCTTGCCGGTGCCATGAAAGCTCTACATGCTAAAGGCGTTGTTCACCGCGATCTCAAACCTCAAAATATATTGTTGAGTCACTGCTGCGGGAAGGCTTGCCCTCAGCCGCATCAGATTACTCTGAAAATTG CGGACTTTGGCTTTGCCAGATTTTTGCAAGATGGCGTAATGGCTGCAACGCTGTGTGGTTCACCGATGTACATGGCACCTGAAGTTATAATGTCTCTGCAGTATGATGCTAAGGCCGATCTGTGGTCATTAGGAACGATTGTGTTCCAGTGTCTCACAGGAAAGGCTCCCTTCCAAGCCCACACGCCTCAGGCCCTGAAACTATTTTACGAGAAGAACGCCAACCTGGGcccaaa AATTCCTGTTGGTACATCACCAGAACTCTCAGACCTTTTGGTTGGCTTGTTACGACGTAATGCCAGAGATCGCATGCCATTCGACGAATTCTTCAATCACCCATTCTTGCAAGGACCCAGGGAGAGTGTCAGCCCTCTACCGGTTGAGCTTCCCGCATCTCCTGGAGGATTAGCGACAGTTGATACAGGACCTAGCAGTCCTAGATCTGGTCCAGAGGCTCACAGCCCCTGTTCTAGTCCAGATGACGATTTTGTTCTAGTACCGAGCGATCTCAGTAGCGAAACCGAAAATAACATGCCGCAACCAATCAA GTATGTCAAACAGAACAGTCGCGAAGCTGTTAGTCCTCCTAGACCCAGTTTTCTTCCAATATCTGAACCAATACCAGTACCAACCCAACGTAACATAGTACAGCCGTCATCGCCATCGTCAAATAGGTCAAGAGTCGAGGGTAGCAGTGTGCCTAGGTCACAGCCCATAACAATGAGACGCAGCAGCGATACTCGCCATAACTATGCTCCAGACATCGGCTCGCTAAGCCCACCAAGCGTTCAGTTTGTGATTGGAACTCCACCGGGTAGAAG ACTAAGTGAAACGCCTCCACCTCCAAGTACGTGGCAGGTCAGTCCTGTTGCGAGACATTCCTTTTCCCATACATCCAGTGGCAGCTCACCACTGCGACGTTCTTCAGGCAATAACGGTGGATCATCGCCTCTGCTCACCGGGCCTTTGGCAGTTTTAGGATCTCCAACTACCAGAGCTCTACACGACAACAACAATACTCTGAGGCATTCGCCTGTTATCCCTTTTGGTACTCGTGCTGTTACTTTGCCTGAAATATCTG AAGCTGgcagttttcaaaatctcTTCCCTGAAACTAACCAATTCACCACAGACGACCGTCCACTGACCTTCCTTGCTCCCGAACTTCCGGAAGAAACACTTTTAGAAAGAGAACACAACGAGATATTAGCCAAATTGAACTTTGTTGTCGCGCTGTGCGAGTGTGTCTGTGAAGTGGCACGGAGTCGCGCAGGCCCCCTTGGAGCTCCCATAGGTTCCCTGGAGCAAGCTAGTGGTGCCGTGACTCGACGACGAGCTGAGCAGGTTGTGCTTCTCGTCAGGGCGCTTCAGCTTCTCAGCTCAGGTTTGGGATTAGCTACCCAACAGTTGAAAGCTGGCAGACTACAACCAACGGCGAGTGTAAAAGAAG TGGTCAGTGTAATGAACGATAAGTTCCGATCGTGTCTTTCTGAATGTAAACAACTCAACAGTGCTGGGCTATTGAGGCAAGCTGGTGCAACTGCAGATAAAATCCTCTACAATCATGCTATTCAAATG tgtcAATCTGCAGCGCTTGACGAGCTCTTTGGAAACCCAGCAGAATGTTTCCAGAGGTATCATACTGCTCAAATACTTCTGCATTCTTTATCCCAACATGTCAGTCATAGCCAAGACAGGGCTCTTCTAACTAAAT